The following proteins are encoded in a genomic region of Gossypium hirsutum isolate 1008001.06 chromosome D05, Gossypium_hirsutum_v2.1, whole genome shotgun sequence:
- the LOC107902554 gene encoding uncharacterized protein, which translates to MGFGKRWTGWMLECVSTARAAVLINHMVTNEFRIYRGLRQGDLLSTFLFILVMEVLHLVMDKAEEMRIIEGIKDVILGQSFTHLQFADDTILFLRADKEVVRNAKYILRCFEIFSRLSIKFRKSCIVGFGIDEEFMYKMVVVSKCKIKELSFNYLGIPLGVDPRKISTWNGIVERVERKLSSWQCRSLSWVVIIL; encoded by the coding sequence ATGGGGTTTGGAAAGAGGTGGACTGGTTGGATGTTGGAGTGTGTGTCAACAGCGAGAGCAGCGGTACTTATCAATCATATGGTCACAAATGAGTTTAGAATCTACAGAGGTCTCAGACAAGGGGACCTATTATCAACATTCTTATTTATTCTAGTGATGGAAGTACTGCACTTGGTGATGGATAAAGCTGAGGAAATGAGGATCATTGAGGGGATAAAAGATGTTATACTTGGTCAGTCATTCACACATTTACAATTCGCGGATGACACCATTTTATTTTTGAGGGCGGATAAGGAAGTGGTGAGGAATGCTAAGTATATTCTTCGTTGCTTTGAAATTTTCTCTAGGTTAAGTATTAAATTTCGTAAGTCATGTATTGTGGGGTTTGGCATTGATGAGGAGTTTATGTACAAAATGGTTGTTGTTTCTAAGTGTAAGATAAAGGAATTGTCGTTCAATTACTTGGGAATTCCATTAGGAGTTGATCCAAGGAAGATTTCTACTTGGAATGGAATCGTGGAAAGAGTTGAGAGGAAACTATCGAGCTGGCAGTGTCGTTCTCTCTCTTGGGTagtgataatactctaa
- the LOC107903088 gene encoding uncharacterized protein: MAASQKNAQQTTNGKLWNSSSEALTLTDKKVWQGSHYADFPEIIEDGDAREFAHESVTDDADSHGSVAGLVYRRRDGTKWVVAWSNPLDENSKVYTDIQRQPIHWGQIKTDLEKRGKPKFKVTKFGYVASIEIDAGSRSPTMKASFELEA; encoded by the exons ATGGCTGCTTCTCAGAAAAATGCTCAACAAACCACAAACGGCAAGCTTTGGAACTCTTCCAGCGAAGCTCTAACCTTGACGGACAAGAAAGTTTGGCAAGGCTCTCATTATGCTGATTTCCCAGAAATAATTGAAGATGGAGATGCGAGAGAGTTTGCACATGAATCCGTGACTGATGATGCTGATAGTCATGGTTCAGTTGCTGGTCTTGTGTACAGGCGACGTGATGGAACTAAGTGGGTTGTTGCCTGGAGCAACCCTCTCGATGAGAACAGCAAG GTCTATACTGATATCCAAAGGCAACCTATTCACTGGGGGCAAATCAAAACCGACCTTGAGAAAAGAGGAAAACCCAAATTTAAAGTTACAAAGTTTGGGTACGTTGCATCTATTGAAATTGATGCCGGGAGCCGTTCACCCACAATGAAGGCATCATTTGAGTTAGAGGCTTAA